One stretch of Streptomyces sp. TLI_171 DNA includes these proteins:
- a CDS encoding IS256 family transposase, whose protein sequence is MTVSAEAVEAVRPVELQSDALGDQLIGQLVDRARASGLQLTGAGGLLQQLTKKLLESALEGEMTDHLGYEKHDPAGAGSGNSRNGVRSKTVLTEVGPVEIDVPRDREGSFEPQLVRKRQRRLSGVDEMVLSLSARGLTHGEISAHLADVYGADVSKQTISTITDQVIEGMTEWQNRPLDPVYPVVFIDCVHVKLRDGQVANRPIYVALAVTVEGTREILGLWAGDGGEGAKYWLHVLTEIKNRGVADVCMVVCDGLKALPDAIAAVWPQAVTQTCIVHLIRASFRYAARQDWDKISKTLKPVYTAPTEDAALERFVEFSEAWGRKYPAIVRLWENAWAEFVPFLSFDAEVRRVICTTNAIESVNARIRKAVRSRGHFPNEQAALKCVYRAIISLDPTGAGRKRWTTRWKAALNAFEIASDGRLSIGRR, encoded by the coding sequence GTGACCGTCTCGGCTGAGGCCGTGGAGGCCGTGCGGCCGGTGGAGTTGCAGTCGGACGCCTTGGGCGACCAGTTGATCGGGCAGTTGGTCGACCGGGCCCGCGCGAGCGGGCTGCAGCTCACCGGCGCCGGAGGTCTGCTCCAGCAGCTGACGAAGAAGCTCCTGGAGTCCGCGCTCGAAGGCGAGATGACGGATCACCTCGGCTACGAGAAGCACGACCCGGCCGGGGCCGGCAGCGGGAACTCGCGCAACGGCGTCCGGTCGAAGACCGTGCTGACCGAGGTCGGCCCGGTCGAGATCGACGTCCCCCGGGACAGGGAGGGCTCGTTCGAGCCGCAACTGGTCCGCAAGCGTCAGCGGCGCCTGTCCGGCGTCGACGAGATGGTGCTGTCGCTGTCCGCCCGCGGCCTGACGCACGGTGAGATCTCCGCGCACCTGGCCGACGTCTACGGCGCGGACGTGTCGAAGCAGACCATCTCCACCATTACCGACCAGGTGATCGAAGGCATGACCGAGTGGCAGAACCGGCCCCTCGACCCGGTCTATCCGGTGGTGTTCATCGACTGCGTGCACGTGAAGCTCCGCGACGGCCAGGTCGCCAACCGGCCGATCTACGTCGCCCTCGCGGTCACCGTCGAGGGCACCCGCGAGATCCTCGGGCTCTGGGCCGGTGACGGCGGCGAGGGCGCCAAGTACTGGCTGCACGTGCTGACCGAGATCAAGAACCGCGGCGTCGCGGACGTCTGCATGGTCGTCTGCGACGGCCTCAAGGCCCTGCCGGACGCCATCGCCGCGGTCTGGCCGCAGGCCGTCACCCAGACCTGCATCGTCCACCTGATCCGGGCCTCGTTCCGCTACGCGGCCCGGCAGGACTGGGACAAGATCTCCAAGACGCTCAAGCCCGTCTACACGGCGCCGACCGAGGACGCCGCACTCGAGCGGTTCGTGGAGTTCTCCGAGGCATGGGGCAGGAAGTATCCGGCGATCGTGCGGCTCTGGGAGAACGCCTGGGCCGAGTTCGTGCCCTTCCTGAGCTTCGACGCCGAGGTCCGCCGGGTCATCTGCACCACGAACGCGATCGAGTCGGTGAACGCCCGGATCCGCAAAGCCGTCCGCTCGCGCGGGCACTTCCCGAACGAGCAGGCGGCCCTGAAGTGCGTCTACAGGGCAATCATATCGCTCGACCCGACCGGAGCCGGCCGCAAACGCTGGACGACCCGCTGGAAGGCCGCACTCAACGCCTTCGAGATCGCCTCCGACGGCCGACTCTCCATCGGCCGCCGCTAA